The genomic region TCTTAAAACCTATACTATGCATTCATTGGACAGCCTTCGAATACTGAATCATATACTTCAATACAAAAGCACGCTAAAAAACTGTAAAGGTGTACTTCTTAAAGAACTATTAAGCGACGTAGCATTTGATACTCCATCACCAAAAGCACTAAGTGAATACTACATTGTTTGTATTGCGTCCGATGGATACAAAGTCGTTTTTTCCTGGAATGAACTTTTTAACAGTCCTACCGGCGAACATACCTTAATTCTAACCGAAGTTAACGGCATTCCCACTTCATCTCAAAAAGACGGCATCGTGATTCTTACACCGACCGATTTCGCCACCGGAAGACGTTATGTAAAAAATTTAAAAAGCATCAAAATCGAACGGGTTAAATAACTCCGATTATCATACTATTTCTTATTCTCATTTTACCGTAATAGTTAGCATTTAACACTTAAACATAGCACACTTCATCAAACAAATTTGTATTTTTATAAAAATATATCACATTTTGTAATAACACATTGTTACAATTTGTTGTTTTTACTATACATACTGTTGAATCTTAAAATAACCTTTTGATAACAATAAAACATCATTTATTTAAAATAACACAACTATCTGTATTTTTTTATTTAATAAACAATACTTACATATAAAGTTATGTTAATTTTTTTTCATTAATTTTGAAAACCCAAAAGCATAATTATATGAAAAAAACTACATTAATTATTTTATTTCTACTATCCTCCTTAACTAATGTATTTGCCCAAACAGAAACAAATCTTGCCAAAGCACAACATTATTTAAAAACCAAAGGAGAAGTTATTTTCACTTTTCAGGCTGCCAACCAACTGCAGTTTAAAAAGCTGGCTTCTTTTTTGTCGTTAAGTCACAAAAGGGTCAATCAAGACGATCTGAAAGCTGAGGCTTATGCCGATAAACTTGATTTTGAAAAATTCCTCAAATACAATATTCCGTTTCAGGTTAGCACTGCAGATAATGAAATTCCAGGTGCTGAAGCCAGCAAAAGTGCCATGGCTCCGAATGCACAATGGGATACTACCTGGGATGCCTATCCGACATATTCCCAATATGTCGCAAAAATGCAGTATTATGCTGATACATACCCCAATTTATGTAAGCTGGAAAACATTGGTAGTACTCCTAATGGCCGTAATTTGTGGATTTTAAAAATATCCGACAATTGTCAGACCGATGAGGCCGAACCGGAATTTTTCTATTCTTCGTCCATGCATGGTGACGAAATCACCGGTTTCCCGTTGATGATGCGTCTGATCGATTATCTGGTTACCCGTTACGGAACCGACCCGGAAGCAACCAACTTGGTCAATACCACCGAAATTTATATTAGTCCGCTTTCCAATCCGGATGGCTCTTTTAAAACCGCCGGGAACGATGTGATGAATTCAACCGGCAACACAGCTACCCGAGCCAATGCTAACGGAAGGGATTTAAACCGAAATTATCCGGATCCGCTAAACGGGTTACACCCGGATACCTATGCGTATCAGCCGGAAACACTGGCCTTCCTTGCTTTTGAAAAAACCAGAAATTTTGTGATGGCAGCCAATTTCCACGGTGGTGTTGAGGTAGTGAATTATCCTTGGGACGCCTATGCTTCGCCTAATCACCTGCATCCGCACGATAATTATTTTAAGTTTATCTCCAAAAATTATGCACAATCCTGTCAGACCGCCAGTAATAACAACGGCTATATGGACGACGTATTTGCCGGTCAGTATCCCGGAACTACCAATGGTTCGCTTTGGTATACCGTAAGCGGTGGCCGTCAGGATTACAACAATTATTATATGCACAATAAAGAAGTAACCATCGAGATCTCGACTACGAAGTTTCCGGCCGCTTCCGAACTTCCTAATTTCTGGAATTATAATAAACAAGCTTTTTTAGACCATATTAAACAGGCCAATTATGGCGTACAAGGAAAAGTAACCGATGCCTCCGGTAATCCGATTAACGCTAAAGTTTATATTCCGGGTTACGATTTAAAAGGTGCCTGGGTTAAAACCGGTTCCCTTCACGGTGATTATTACAAATTGCTGATCGCCGGAAATTACAACATCACTTTTGAAGCTCCGGGTTATGTTTCACAAACCTTAGCGGCAACAGTTACGAATAATGCGACGACCATTCTAAATGTACAGATGGTAGCTACTACCGCCGAACCAACTGTAGCCAGTCCTACAATCTGTAAAGGAAAAACAGCCAGTTTGTCTACAGCCGATTCCGGTACAATCCGTTGGTATGATACCGCAAACAGTACAACAGCGCTGGCAACCGGGACTTCCTATACTACTCCGGCTTTAACCGCTACGCGTTCGTATTTTGTGGAACGTGAAGTGGCGCTTTCAAATGTAGGACCAGCTACACCAACAGGGACAGCAACTGCTAAAGCAACCGTAGCCAACAAATATCTTGTATTCGATTGTACAACGCCAACGAGATTAAAATCGGTTAGTGTACGAGCCAGTGCAATCGGAGAAATATTAGTCGAACTACAGGATAGTTCGGGTGCGATGTTGGAATCGAAAGTGATCCGTATTACTGCCACCTCAACACAGGAGATTGATCTGGATTTTTACCTCCCGGCTCAAAACAACCTGCGACTGGTTTCCCGTGAGATCAATGGTTTTAACCTTACTGTTGCCACATCCGGTATTACCTATCCGATGACCAACAACATCGTTAGTATTAAAAGTAATAGCGGAACCGGAACGTTCTTTCAGTTTTTCAACTGGAAATTCGCACCACTAAAAAGTGCCCGAAAAGAAGTTCCGGTAACCGTAAAACCGGATCCGGCTATCACTTCAATAACGCCTGATACTGCTTTGGAAGGTGGCTCCAACTTTACGCTGACCGTAAACGGAAGCAATTTTGTAAGCGGTGAATCGATTATCCGATGGAATGGTGTCAATAAAGCCACTACTTTTATCAGCAATACACAATTATCGGCTACTATTACCGCTGCCGATATCGCCAATGACGGTACCGCAACTGTAAGTGTGATCAACACCTGTAACAACTTCGTAACCCCAACTACCAACTTTACGATACAGGGTGTTCCGTGCGCTACTTCTACCACCTGGAATGGCAGTAGCTGGAGTAATAATGCTCCGAATAACGACGTACACGCGATCATAAACGGGAATTTCACCTCATCGGCCAATCTGGAAGCCTGCTCGCTTACCATTAACGGCACGGCTGTTGTTACGATCCAATCGGGTCATAACTTTATCATCAACCGTGAAGTTGCCGTGGCGCCTACTGCCAATCTGATTATTCAGAATAATGCCAATCTGGTACAGGTGGAAAATGCCACCAATACCGGTAACAGTAATGTCTACCGAAACAGTTCCCCGATGATCCGTTTGGATTATACCAATTGGGCTTCGCCAGTGGCGGCTCAGAATCTACTGGCTTTTTCACCACAAACCCTGACCAACCGTTTTTATATTTATAATCCGCTAAACGGACCAATCGGTGCATATGAAACGATTAATCCGAGTGCCAATTCCTTTACAGCGGCCAAAGGATACCTGATTCGTACGCCGAATAACTGGAGTGCAACCACTCCAACCGTTTATCCAGGTCATTTTACCGGTGTTTTAAACAACGGAAACATCAATATTGCCGTACAGCGCGGTGCGACTACCGGTTATAATCTGGTTGGAAATCCTTATCCCTCTACAATAAATGCGATTGATTTTATCAACGCCAATATTAGCGGTACCGGAACAGTAAACACCACTATCGACGGAAGTTTATATTTCTGGACACATGCCACCCCTTCCAGTCCTTCAACCGGTTTATATCCGCTTAACAATTATGCGAAATACACCAAACTGGGTGGAACTGCGGCTCAGGCCGGTGGTGCTGTTCCAAACGGTATTATTCAGGTCGGACAGGGATTCCTTGTGAATGCCGTAACCAACGGAAGTATTGCTTTCCGTAACAACATGAGATTGATCAATAATGCAAATCAATTCTTTAAAAGCAACCACACCCTGGCAATGGTGGAGCAGGATGCTGTTGAAAAACACCGTATCTGGTTAAACATGAGCGGTGCAAACGATGCCTTTAGTCAGATTTTGATCGGTTATATGACCGGAGCGACTTTTGAAGCCGATTATGGTATCGATGCAAAAGATTTTGGCGCCAGTGGTGCTGCTTTATACAGTACAATCGGAAACGACGCCTATGCCATCCAGGGACGTCCGGTTCCGTTTGACGACAACGACAGTGTTCCGTTAGGGATTAACCTACCTGCTTCCGGAACCTATACTATTTCTATTGATCATTTCGACGGATTGTTCAATGGTTCGCAAACTATTTTTGTAAAAGACAAGCTGTTGAATATCGTACACGATCTGAAGCTGAACAATTATAGCTTTTCAACTGAAGAAGGTGTCACAAATAACCGTTTTGAACTGGTCTTTAAAAATACTTTACTAAACAACCCGAATTTTGATGCCGATAATGCTCCCATCAGTATCTACAAAGACAACAATGCCATAACGGTACAATCGGCTAAAGAAGATTTACAGTCGGTATCGGTATATGATTTATTAGGAAGATTGATTTATCAGTCTCCGAAAATTGGTACGGCGACTTTTACAACCAACCTATTTACCAGCGAAGCCGTTTTATTGGTTAAAGTAATTACTACTTCCAACCAGACTATTTTCAAAAAAGTACTATAACTATCAGGCTCTCTGAAAAGGGAGCCTATAGACAACCAAACTAAAGCCCCAATAATATAAACTTATGAACAAAACTACTTACCCCTATGAGATCAACAAAATCTATTACAAGGCAATTACTGCTATTGGTAATCATCCTTTTACCTAAATTAGTATCGGGACAAACCACGCAACTCCATCAGGAGAATTTCGAAGTTACTTCAACCTGGACGCTCTCCGGAGCAACCCTAACGACTACTAATGCCTACCGAGGAACTTATAAAGCACAGATCCCGGTTAACGGGAGTTCTATCACTTCTCCGGTTATTAGTACCAGTGGTTATAATAAAATAGATGTCAGTTTCTTTGTCCGAGGAAATAACCTCAATAGCGCAGATAAAATAACGCTGCAATACCGCGACAATGCCACTGCAGCCTGGACCGATGTGAGAGTAGTCGAAAGAGGGGGTACCAATGTTCGGGACATTAATGACAACACCAATTATCATGCCCTGTTCGGAACCATTTTTTCGACCTCATCAACTTTTTCGGCAACAAGTCAGTTTCGGTTTGTAACGACTACCGGTAGTACTTCCCGGCAGTTCTTTATAGATTATGTAACCATCACCGGGACTATTAACAATACCATTGCTACCGGTCCGGGCGGAATTACCGCCAATCTGGAAACCTGGTTACGGGCCGATCAGGTGAATGGATCGACCGTAGGAACCGATGGTACCAATGTGAATATCTGGACCGATCGCGGTAAAGGTAACGATGCCAAAGTAATCGATGCCTCTAATGCCGCACTAACCGTACGTCCGATTTACCGTAACAGTGCAACCAAAAACATTAATTTCAATCCCGTAGTGGAATTTGGAAATAATCCTGCTACTTCTGCTTCCAACTATACCTATCTTTCGAACAGAGCCGAAATGCAGAGTACCTCCGGTTTTTATTCCCACGACCTGTTTATTGTGGTGATCAATGACAATCCGGCCATTCTTGATCCCAATTCGCCCAGTGTCGATTTATTTTGCGCGCAGTCTTCAGCTACAAACCCTTACGAAAAAGATGGTACCGGAATTGGTTTTGGAAAATATTCCATACGCTTCGATAATGAGGTGGTTAGTTATTGTATCGGAAGCACACCGGAACCAACCCCCACCGATGTCAACGAGAGAGGATACGGATTGGCTCAATTAAACGGTACGTATACCGGAGTTAACATTATTAACAGTCGTCACAACAGTACCGCTACCAAACAGGAATTATACAGTAATGCTTTGAGTATTTCGAATACCGAAGTAGGTGTTCCAAAATGGATTACCTTACAAAACCGTCGTTACTGGCTGGGAAGAAGTCAGGTTTTTGACGGTAGTTTTGGTGGTCGTATCGCTGAGGTAATCTCCTATTCGGCACGAAAAAACGATGCGACCGAACGTAACCGTATCGAATCCTATCTGGCTATAAAATATGGAATAACCTTGGGAACAAACGGTGTGAGCCAGAATTATGTAAACTCCGCCGGAACCACGATCTGGAACATTGCGCCAACCGGTTTTAACTATGATATTGCCGGAATCGGACGCGACGATGCGGCACAATTAAATCAGAAACAATCCAAAAGTATCAATTCCGGTGCGGTAATTACAATGGGATTGGGCGATATCTTAACCACCAATTCGGCCAATACCAATACCTTTGATGCCGACCGAAAATATCTGGTTTGGGGAAGCAACGGTCAGAGTATGACAACCAGCTCCACACCGTTAACCGTTACGTTCGGCCCTTCGACGGTGACAACCACAACCGATATCACCAACAAACGATGGAAAGTCGTGGAAACCGGTGGTGATGTAGCCACTGTAAAAGTATCCTTAGCAACCACTGATCTTGCCAGCTTGCCGGCACTTTCCGGAAATGATGCTTATGTGATGATCATCGCAAGTGATGCGGCCTTTACAACCGGTATTGATATGGTTTTTCTAAACACCAATGGAACCAATCAGGAATGTTTCTACGATTTCGACGGAACCAAATACATCGCTTTTGGTGTGGCACACGAAGTAACATTATCACGTCATATCACTATTGACGGTATAGACGATGCCGTTCGCGTAGACAACAAAAACGACCTTACCGGTGCGTTTACCATCATGGCGTGGGCACGTCCTACGGGAGCCAATAATGCCGCATCCGACAAGACAATTGTTTCCAAACACAATGGAACAACCGGCTACCGACTGGTTATCCAAAACGATAACAAAATCCGTATGGAATGGAACGGTAGTTCCCTGATATCGAATACGACGCTTCCGAATAATAGCTGGCATCACATCGCGACGGTTTACAATGCCGGAACGCTAAGTCTTTATATCGACGGGGTATTGGATCGATCCGCAACAATGGCGGCTCCTACAGCTACCACCAGTATTTTTACCATTGGTGCGGAATACCGCAATAAAAACAGTATTGTCAATATCTTTAAAGGTGATATCGACGAATTGCGTATCTGGAACCGTGGACTATCTGTAAGTGAAATTCGCTATATTATGAATCAGGAAATTACAAGTTCCGGAGCGAATACATTGGGTAAAATCATGCCGTCGACGGTGACGAAAAATGATATCAGCATGCTAACATGGGCGAGTTTAATGGCCTACTATTCGATGAATTCGTATATCGGAACGCATATCAATGATAATTCCTTAAATAAGAACCGGGGGAACCTTGTGAATCCAAGTAAGATCGATATCAACACGCAAACGGCACCAATGCCTTACGACAGTAATGCAACCGGTTTGTGGAGCAATACCGCTACGTGGACTAATGGTACAACTCAGGATTTACCGTATTCACTATCAATCGTAGATGGTACGACCTCCATCGACTGGAATATTGTACGAACATCCCACGATATAACGTCTACCGGGAATAAAACCATGTTAGGCTTTTTTGTAAACGCCAATACAGTTTTTGCAACCAACGATTCTAAAATAGAGGTAAGTCACTTTTTACGATTAAACGGTAAAATTGACCTGCAAGGCCGTTCCCAATTGGTACAAACCTATAACTCCGATTTGGATCCAACCAGTTCCGGATCGATTGAACGGGATCAACAGGGACAGTCTAATAAATACAATTACAACTATTGGTCGTCGCCGGTTGGTCCTATCAATGCCACTACCAATAACAATAATTATACCGTAACGGGTATATTAAGAGACGGTACCAATGCGGCGGCTCCGGCTACTATCAACTGGGTAAACGGATATGACGGTTCTCCTACCACACCGATCAGTCTGGCGCGATACTGGATTTATAAATTTCAGAACCTTTCCGATTTGTATGCCAACTGGACACAAATATTCGAAACCGGTACGCTCACACCTTCCAGCGGATTTACTCTAAAAGGAAGTGGTGCCGCTACAGCTACTCAGAATTATGTATTTGTCGGAAAACCGTATAACGGTCGTATTACCAATACCATAACGCCAAACAATATTAATCTGAGCGGTAACCCATATGCTTCGGCTTTAGATGCGCAGCAATTTATTACAGACAATACAGCAACGACCGACGGTACAATTTATTTCTGGGAACATTATTCTACCAATACAACCCACATATTGCAACAGTATCAGGGTGGCTACGCAACTCGTAATCTTTCCGGTGGAACACCTCCGGTTTCTCCTCCGGGTATCAGCGGGCAAGGTTCCAGTTCCCGCATACCGGGACGCTTTATCCCTGTAGGATTAGGCTTTTTTATACGCGCCAATGCCACGGGCGGAACAATTGTATTTAACAACAACCAAAGGGCTTTTGTAAAAGAAGATGCTGCCACATCGAACGTGATGTTCCGCAATACGAATACCGCCATAACAGCCATGCCAACTTCGGATCATTTTAACAATAACGATAACGATCCGGTAACAGTGACTTCAAACAGTAAAATCCGTTTAGGCTTTACGTCGAATACCGGTAACCACCGTCAGATTCTATTGGCTTTTATGGGCGATATGGCTACCGATGGCTGGGATTACGGTTATGACGGTATTGTAATCGACGAGGATTTACCGCAGGATATGTTATTCCTTTTGGGCGACAAAAAACTGGTAATTCAGGGAGTTGGTCATTTTAATAGTGCTTCTTTCTACCCGCTATACGTAAAAACGGACAACCCGGGTATGATAAAAATCGAAGTGGATGCGTTGGAAAATTTCAATCCGGAGCAACCGATTTACATTCATGATAACAGCACCGGTCATTACTATGACATTCGTAACTCGGCTTTTGAAATAGCCATACCAGCTGGCGAAAACAACAATCGTTTCTACTTATGCTTCGAAATAAAAAGACTTTCGGTTACCGATAACACGCTCGAAAACATAAATGTAACGTATCTGCAGGGGAATAATCAGATCCGTATTAAAAACGATCTGGCCGATACCGTAGTTGAACACGTAAGTCTTTATACTATTTTAGGCCAACAAATCAGTTCGTGGCGCACCAACACGCTGGAACAGAGTGAAATTTTGTTACCGGTACATAATGTCAGCACCGGAGCCTATATTATTAAAGTCGACACCAACAAAGGTTCGATCAGTAGGAAAACCATCATTAAATAACTCTTATTATAAGCCTCAATAATTGAGGCTTATTTTTTGATCTCATTTTAGATCAGAGTTACTTTTGTACCTTTGTGATTCAAATAAAAACTGCTCATTCTTTATACATTCAAAATGCGATTCAAAGCCCTAATCCTATTATCCTTATTTATTTTTGTTTCCTGTAAAACCTATACAATACCTACAGACAGTTTTAAAGAACAATTCACTAAAACCGAACAGTTCGAAACCAAAGAAGTCCAGATAAACAACCCGTTGTTATATGGAAACTTAAGCTATAAAGCGAATAATATTAAGAATCTTGTCGTACGTGATAAAGAAGGTAATTTCCTAACGATTCCCAATTCGCCTTCACTCGAGATGCGGATAACCCATAAAAACGGAAAAAGATATATTTTTTACTTTGATACAGTCGTTTTAGAAAACGATATTTTAAAAGCATCTCGTTCCCGTTTTATACCCAGTTTAACCAAGAGTATTCCTCTCGACAGCATCTCAAAAATTGAAGTGCAGGAAGGTGGGAAAAATTTTAAATATAAAAACTAAGCGTCATTAAAGGATTTCTACTTTTACACACTTTGATTTTTCTATTGTAATCAAGTACCTTTGCATTCCAATCCCCTATTCGCATGAAAACCTGTTTTATAATCCTTTTTTGTCTTTTTTCAATCACCCTGACACGGGCACAATTACAAGCCATTACCGATAAAACCGAGTATCCGTTTTATATCAACCTGCCGGAACAGGAAGTCCTGGATCAAAAAGCACCGGTTATCATTTTTTTACACGGCCGAAGTCTTTCAGGAACCAATCTCGAAAGAGTACGGCGTTACGGCGTATTAAAAGCAATTGAAAACGGTAAAAAAATCCCGGCTATCGTAGTAGCACCTCAATTGCCTTCCGGTCCCTGGGATCCCGATAAAGTTTTAAACGTATTGGAATATGTCCAACAAAATTATAACACCGATCCGTCGCGCATATATGTCTGCGGAATGAGCCTTGGCGGATACGGAACCCTGCATTTTGCCGGAAAATATGCCGATAAAATTACCGCTGCCGTGGCTATTTGTGGCGGTGGTAATGTAAACGATGCCTGTAAACTGGCTACGATCCCGTTATGGATTCAGCATGGAAATAAAGATTTTATTGTTCCGTTATCGGAATCCAAAAAAATTGTAAAAGCCATCAAAGCCTGTAAACCCGATGCCGATGTTACGTTTACGATTATCCCGGGCGGAAATCACAGTAATGTGGAAAACATCTTCCGAAAAGATGCCGTTTATGACTGGATGCTAAAACAAGTTCGGAAATAGAAATAACTCCAAATAAAAAAGGCTGTCGTACGACAGCCTTTTTTATTTCCCACACCTGCCAGGTGTTTGGTGTTTTTTTATTGTAGCCTATTTTTTAACTCCTCCAAACTCACTTTAGTCTGTTCACCAGAGGCCAGATCTTTTACCGCAAATTCGTTATTCGCGATTTCTTCCGCACCCACAATAACCGCGTAAGGAATACCGCGCTTATCGGCATATTGAAATTGTTTTCCAATTTTAGCATTGCTCGGGTATAATTCTACTTTGATTCCCGCTTTGCGCAATTGTCCAATCGCACGCATCGCATATAATGCCTCCGCATCTCCAAAATTCAGAAACAACGCACGCGAAGTCGCCGTAACCGTTTCCGGGAACAGGTTTAATTCTTCCAATACCAGATAAATACGATCCAATCCAAAAGAAATTCCGACACCACTCATATTTTTCAATCCGAAAATACCGGTAAGATCGTCATAACGGCCACCACCGCCTATAGATCCCATATTTACGGTTTTAGGTGCCGATACTTCAAAAATAGCTCCGGTATAATAATTTAAACCACGAGCCAGCGTTACATCCAAATCCAACGCGGATTTATCCAAACCTAAAGTCGTTACATTTTCACAAATAAATCGCAACTCTTCCACTCCTTTTAATCCTTCCTCGGAAGTCGCCAGCAAAGCGGATAATTTTTCGATCTTTTCGGAAATCGATCCGGTAAAGTGGAACAACGGTTGTACTTTTGCGATGGCTTCCTCAGAAATCCCTTTTTCGGACATTTCCTTTTTCACACCATCTTCACCGATCTTATCCAATTTATCCAATGCTACGGTAAAGTCGATTAGTTTGTCTTTCGCTCCGATCACCTCAGCAATACCCGATAATATTTTACGATTGTTGATTTTAATTGTTACGCCATCCAATCCCAAAGCCGAAAACACACTGTCATACAATTGTACCAGTTCTACTTCCTGCCATAAGGAATTTGATCCGACTACATCGGCATCACATTGGTAAAACTCTCTGAAACGTCCTTTCTGAGGTTTATCCGCTCGCCAAACCGGTTGAATCTGATAGCGTTTAAACGGGAATTCAATTTCATTCTGATGTTGTACCACATAACGCGCAAACGGAACTGTCAAGTCATAACGCAAGGCTTTTTCCGAAATCTGAGCCGTTAGTTTTAAACTGTCTTTTGTTTCCAGAAAAGCATCGTTAGCCTTAGCCAGAAAATCGCCTGAATTTAGAATCTTAAAAATCAGACGGTCCCCTTCTTCGCCGTATTTCCCCATAAGGGTTTCGGAATTTTCAAAAGAAGGTGTTTCGATCGGTTGGAATCCGAATCGTTCAAAATTGGTTTTGATCGTACTGAATATATAATTCCGTTTTGCTACCTCTAACGGTGAAAAATCGCGGGTTCCTTTCGGTATACTTGGTTTCTGTGCCATTTTAGAATTGAAATTTGAATTGGAAAAACATCGGAAAAACAGCAAATGCTTTCCGGTTCTCGTGTTTTGCAAATATCTTACTTTTTCAAATGATCTCCGTTCCCTTTTTAAAAAAAAGCAACACATTTCGGGTTGTTTTACCGCTTCCATCTGATCCGGATAGTATTCCTACACTTTTTAACGGA from Flavobacterium sp. WV_118_3 harbors:
- the hisS gene encoding histidine--tRNA ligase — encoded protein: MAQKPSIPKGTRDFSPLEVAKRNYIFSTIKTNFERFGFQPIETPSFENSETLMGKYGEEGDRLIFKILNSGDFLAKANDAFLETKDSLKLTAQISEKALRYDLTVPFARYVVQHQNEIEFPFKRYQIQPVWRADKPQKGRFREFYQCDADVVGSNSLWQEVELVQLYDSVFSALGLDGVTIKINNRKILSGIAEVIGAKDKLIDFTVALDKLDKIGEDGVKKEMSEKGISEEAIAKVQPLFHFTGSISEKIEKLSALLATSEEGLKGVEELRFICENVTTLGLDKSALDLDVTLARGLNYYTGAIFEVSAPKTVNMGSIGGGGRYDDLTGIFGLKNMSGVGISFGLDRIYLVLEELNLFPETVTATSRALFLNFGDAEALYAMRAIGQLRKAGIKVELYPSNAKIGKQFQYADKRGIPYAVIVGAEEIANNEFAVKDLASGEQTKVSLEELKNRLQ